The sequence below is a genomic window from Luteimonas viscosa.
GTCCAGGATCAGCGGCGAGGCGAGCGCCGGATCGGCCAGCGCGAAACGGGCATTGGTGCCGCCGATGTCCGCCAGCAGGATCCGCGCCGCGCCGCTCATCCGCGCCTGCCCGCCGGGCCGTGGACGGTACGCGGCAGGAAGGCCGTCGCCGCCGCGGGTCCCCACGAACCGGCGGGATATTCCTGGACCGCGGTTCCCGCCTGCGCCCAGGCCGCGCTGATGCTGTCGATCCAGCGCCACTGCGCCTCGACCTCGTCGTCGCGCACGAACAGGGTCTGGTCGCCCTTGAGCGCGTCGATCATCAACCGTTCGTAGGCGATCCGGCGCTTGGGCGGCAGCATCGCCATGTCCAGCGACATCGGCATCAGTTCGGTCGCGCCCCATTCGGGCGCCGCCAGGCTGCCCATCAGCCCGAGCTCGATCGTCTCCTCCGGCTGCAGGCGCATGCGCAGGCGGTTGGGCGTGGCGTGCTTGCTGTCGGGACGATCGAACACCCAGTGGGTGACCGGCTTGAAGTTCACCAGCACCTCGGTGGTGCGCGAAGGCAGGCGCTTGCCGGTGGCGAGCCGGAACGGCACGCCGGCCCAGCGCCAGTTGTCGATCCAGGCACGCAGGCCGACGAAAGTTTCGACAGCGCTGTCAGCCGTAAAACCCTTCACCGCCGAACCTTCCACCACGCCCGCGCCGTAGCGGCCGCGGATGCTGTCGGCAGCGGCATCGGCTGCGGTCATCGGGCGCAGCGCGCGCAGCACCTTGCGCTTCTCGTCGCGGATGCTGTCGGCGTCGAGCGCGGCCGGCGGTTCCATCGCCACCAGCGCCAGCAACTGCAGCATGTGGTTCTGGACCATGTCGCGCAGCGCGCCGTAATCGGCGTAGTAACCCTCGCGGCCATCCACGCCCGCGGTCTCGGCGACCAGGATGTCGACCGACTCGATGCAGCGGTTGTCCCACACCGCTTCGAGCAGGGTGTTGCCGAAGCGCAGCGCCAGCAGGTTCTGCACCGGCGCCTTGCCCAGGTAGTGGTCGATGCGGAAGATCCGCGATTCGTCCAGCGCCGACTTGAGCGTGGCGTCGATCTCGCGCGCCGAGGGCAGGTCGTGGCCGATCGGCTTCTCCAGCACCAGCCGCGACGGCGGCTCGAGCAGGCCGGCGGCCTTCAGTCCCAGGCAGGCCGATTCGAACAGGTTCGGAGGCGTCGACAGGTAGCTGACCGCCGGACGGTCGGCGTAGCGCGACAGCGTCGCGGCCATGCCGTCGATGTCGTTGAGGTTGAGCGGGTGGTAGTGGATGCGACCGAGCAGGTCGTCGAGCGCGCCATTGCGCGCGTCGCCATCGGCGATGCGCTCGCGCAGCCAGGCGCGGAAGCCGTCGTCGTCGTGTTCGGTGCGGCCGATGGCGACCACGCGGAAGCCGTCCGGCAGCAGGCGGTCGCGCAGCAGGTGCAGCAGCGACGGGAAGAGGTAGCGTTGTGCGAGGTCGCCAGTGGCGCCGAACAGCAGGAGTGAATCGTGCATGGACGCCGGGGATGGCTCTGGTCAGTAGGGAAGGGGATCGGACAGGCCGCGTCCGTGGCTCTCTATGATGCCAGAGTACCAGCGGGCGCTGTCCTTCGGGGTCCGCTCCTGGGTCCCGTAGTTGACGTGGATGATACCGAACCGCTTGGAATAGCCCAGCGACCACTCGAGGTTGTCGAGCAGCGACCAGGCCATGTAGCCGCGGATATCCACGCCGGCGGCGATCGCGTCGTGGATCGCGGACAGATGCTTTCGAAGGTAATCAATCCGCAGCGGGTCGCGCACGCGCCCATCCTCGGCCACGGCCGGGTCGAAGAACGCGGCGCCGTTCTCGGTGATGTAGACCGGCAGGTCGCCGTAGGTCCGCTTGAACCACAGCAGCAGGTCGGTCAGGCCCTGCGGGAATACCTCCCAGCCGGTCTCGGTATAGGTGCCCAGCGGCTGGCGCACCGCCCCGGCCTTGAGCGGGTAGCTCGCGTCTGCGGCGGTGACGCTGCGGGTGTAGTAGTTGATGCCGACGAAATCCAGCGGCTGCACGATCAGCCGGAAATCCTCTTCCGGGAAATCGGGCCAGGCGTCGCCGAAGATCTCCTTGAGTTCCGGCGGATAGCGGCCGAGCAGGGCCGGGTGCAGGTACTGCTCGTTCATGTAGGCATGGGCGCGGCGGGTGGCTGCCGCGTCGGCCTCCGAATCGCTGGCGGGGTACTTCGGCTCGATGTTCACCACCAGGCCGATCTCGTGCGCGCCTTCGGCGCGATAGGCCTGAACCGCCGCGCCGTGGGCGCGCATCAGGTTGTGCGAGGCGATCGGCGCCTCGAAGCGGCTGCGATGGCCCGGGGCGAGGGCGCCGTGCAGGTAGCCGCCATCGGTGACCACCCAGGGCTCGTTGAGCGTAACCCACTTCTTCACCCGGCCGTCGAGCGCGCGGTAGAGCACGCGGCCGTACTCGGCGAACCAGTCCGCGCAGTCGCGGTTGAGCCAGCCGCCGCGATCGTCGAGTGCGGCGGGCAGGTCCCAGTGGTAGAGCGTGAGCAGCGGCTCGATGTCGTTGGCCAGCAGTTCGTCGACCAGGCGAGAGTAGAAGTCGAGCCCGGCCTGGTTCACCCGGCCCGTGCCCTCGGGCAGGATCCGCGACCACGACACGCTGAAGCGGTAGGCCTGCAGCCCCAGCTCGCGCATCAGCCGCACGTCGTCCTTCCAGCGCCGGTAGTGGTCGCAGGCGACGTCGCCGGTGTCGCCGTTGAGGGTCATGCCCGGGGTGTGCGCGAAACGCGTCCAGATGCTCGGGCCGGCGCCGTCTGCGAGCGGCGAGCCCTCGATCTGGTGCGCGGCGGTGGCGGCGCCCCAGAGGAATCCTTTCGGGAAACTGAAGTCCTTGTCTGCGGATGGGCTCATTGCAGGAAATCCTCGCGTCGGCGCGGCAGCATGGTATGGAAACGATTACATGCCAGAATAGCGCAATCATCCGGTGCAGTGTATTCGCAGCCGGGACCGCGGAAGCGCGCAAATGCGCACGCATTCGCGCCGCGGTTCGCAGCGCTGCGACCGGTGCCGACTGGAGGAACGATGGCGCGCGTGCGGCTCGACAACCTGCGCAAGGTCTACGACAACGGGCACGTCGGCGTCGCCGGCGCGAGCTTCGAGGTCGGCGACGGCGAGCGGCTGGTGCTGGTCGGGCCGTCCGGCTGCGGCAAGACCACCCTGCTGCGGATGCTCGCCGGCCTGGAAACCATCACCTCGGGTACGCTCCGGATCGGCGACCGCGTGGTCAACGACGTCGCGCCGAAGGATCGGGACATCGCGATGGTGTTCCAGAGCTACGCGTTGTATCCGCACATGACCGTTGCGGAGAACCTCGGCTTCGCGCTGAAGCTGCGCGGCCTGTCGAAAGGCGAGGTGGCCTCGCGGGTGGGCGAAGCGGCGCGGATGCTGGAACTCGACGGGGTGCTCGCGCGGCGGCCGGCGCAGCTGTCCGGCGGCCAGCGCCAGCGGGTGGCGCTCGGGCGCGCGCTGGTGCGGCAGCCGCAGGTGTTCCTGCTCGACGAGCCGCTGTCCAACCTGGACGCGAAGCTGCGCGCGGGCATGCGGGTGGAGATCGCGCGGCTGCACCAGCGGCTGGGGACGACCATGGTCTACGTCACCCACGACCAGGTCGAGGCGATGACCCTGGGCCAGCGCATCGTGGTGATGCGCGATGGGCAGATCCAGCAGATCGACACGCCGATGGCGCTGTACGAACGCCCGGCGAACCTGTTCGTCGCCACCTTCCTCGGCAGCCCGGCCATGAACGTACTGCGCGGCCGCGCGCTGCACGGGCAGGGCTGGTCGCTCGCGCTCGCCGACGGGACGCACCTGCCGCTGCCGGCGGACGCGGCGCTGGATGCGGGCTGGAACGGGCGCGAGCTGTGCGTGGGCGTGCGTCCCGAACATCTGCTGCCCGCTGGCGGGGCCGGGAGTGGCGCGTTCGAGGCCGCGGTCGACGTGGTCGAACCGGTCGGCAGCGAGGTCTACGTCAACCTGCGCCTGGGCGAACATGCGCTGGTCGCGCGCCTGCCGCCCGGCGACATGCCGGTCCCGGGCGGCGCGTTGTGGCTGCGCCTCGCGCCGGGTCGCGTGCATGTGTTCGATCCCGGGAGCGGCCTGGCGTTGACATGCGCCTGAGCACGCCTTCATGGCGCGTAGGCGCGATCCGGGCCATCATGTCGCCATGACCTACGACGGCGCTCCCACCCTGCCGCCGCCTCCACCGCTGTCCGACCGATGGGCGTTGTTCCTCGACGTCGACGGCACGCTGGTGGCATTCGCCGACCATCCCGAGCAGGTGCGCGTACCGCCCCGCCTGGTCGATCGCCTGGCCCTGCTCTCGGAATCGCTGGGCGGTGCCCTGGCACTGGTCAGCGGCCGGCGCATCGAGACCCTCGACCGCCTGTTCGCGCCCCGGCGGTTCGCCGCAGCCGGGCTACACGGCCTGCAGCGTCGGGCAGCGGACGAACCGGTCCCGGCACCGGAGAACCCGCCGATGGCGCTGCAGGCGGTGAAGATGCAGGCCAAGACCCTGCTCACGCGGTATCCGCAGGCGTTGCTGGAAGACAAGGGAGAGGCGATGGCGTTGCACTGGCGGGCGATGCCCGAGGCCGCGGCCGACCTGCAGGCGTTCGCGATGCAGGCGTTGACGCGCCTGCCCGGCTACCACCTGCAGCCGGGCGACCACGTGGTCGAGCTGCGGCCGCAGCACGCGGACAAGGGCGCCGCGATCGAGGCGTTCCTGTCGGAACCGCCGTTCCGGGGGCGTACCCCGGCGTTCGTGGGCGACGACCTGACCGACGAGCACGGCTTCGGCATCGTCAACGCCCACGGCGGCATCAGCGTGCTGGTGGGCGATCGCGAGGTCACACGCGCCGGGCACCGGCTGGCGGACATCGGCGCGGTGTTCGAATGGCTGGGGGTGGCCCGGTGAGCGGCGGTGGCGACGTGCGGCCATCGCTCGACCTGGGGGTGATCGGCAACGGCAGCTTCGGCGCGCTGATCGATCGCCAGGCCCGGGTGGTATGGAGCTGCCTGCCCGCCTTCGATGGCGATCCCGCGTTCTGCGCCCTGCTGTCGCCGCGCGACCACGAAGGCGGTGACCTGGCGGTCGAACTCGAGGACTACGAGCGCAGCGAACAGCACTACGTCACCAACACCGCGATCCTGCGCACGGTGCTGCACGACCGCCACGGTGGCGCGGTCGAAGTGCTGGACCTGGCCCCGCGCTGGAAGCAGAACAGCCGCATCTACCGCCCGGTCTCGATCATCCGCCGGATCACGCCGCTCGCCGGCACGCCGCGCATCCGCGTCCGCGCGCGTCCGCTCGCCGACTGGGGCGCGCGCCTGCCGGAGTCGACCTGGGGCAGCAACCACGTGCGCTGGATGCTGCCGGGCTACACCCTGCGACTGACCACCGACGTGCCGATCCGCTTCGTGCGCGAAGGCACGCCGTTCGTGCTTGGCGAACCGGTGCACCTGGTGTTCGGCCCGGACGAATCGCTGCTGCGCTCGCTCTCCGGCTACGTCGAGGAAGCGCTCGGCCGCACCGAACACTACTGGCGCGAATGGGTGCGCTACCTGTCGATCCCGCTGGACTGGCAGGAAGCGGTGATCCGCAGCGCGATCACGCTCAAGCTGTGCCAGTACGAGGACAGCGGCGCGATCATCGCGGCCATGACCACCTCGATCCCGGAGGCGCCCGATACCCCGCGCAACTGGGACTACCGCTACTGCTGGCTGCGCGACGCGGCCTTCGTGGTGCGCGCGCTCAACCGGCTGGGCGCGACCCGCAGCATGGAGGAGTTCCTGCGCTACATCTTCAACATCGCCACCCACGACGGCAGCCTGCAGCCGCTGTACGGCATCGGCTTCGAGGAGAAGCTCGAGGAGCACGAGGTCGAATCGCTTGCCGGCTACCGCGGGATGGGCCCGGTGCGGCGCGGCAACCTGGCCTGGGTGCAGAAGCAGCACGACGTCTACGGCAGCGTGGTGCTGGCCTCGACCCAGCTGTTCTTCGACCAGCGCCTGGCGCACCCGGGCGATGCCGCGGCGTTCGCCCGGCTCGAGCCGCTGGGCGAGCACGCCTTCGCGCTGCACGACCAGCCCGACGCCGGGCTCTGGGAGTTCCGCGGCCGCGCCGAGGTCCATACCTACACCGCGGCGATGTGCTGGGCGGCCTGCGACCGCCTGGCCAAGATCGCCGGGGTGCTCACGCTGGAGGAGCGCGCCACGTACTGGCGGTCGCGCGCAGACACGATCCACGCCACCGTGATCGAGCGCGCATGGCGCCCGGAGGCCGACCACTTCAGCGCCTCGTTCGACAGCGACTATCTCGACGCCTCGCTGCTGCTGCTGGCGGACATCGGGTTCCTCGCGCCCGACGACCCGCGATACATCGCCACCGTCGACGCGATCGGCCGCGACCTGCGGCGCGGCGACGCGCTGTTCCGCTACATCGCGCCGGACGATTTCGGCGAACCCGAGACCAGCTTCACCATCTGCACCTTCTGGTACATCGACGCGCTGGCCGCGACCGGCCGCAGCGACGAGGCCCGGGCGATGTTCGAACGGTTGCTGGCGCGTCGCAACCACCTGGGCCTGCTGTCCGAGGACCTGTCGTTCGAGGACGGCGAGGCCTGGGGCAATTTCCCGCAGACCTATTCGCACGTGGGCCTGATCATCGCCGCGACCCGGCTCTCGCGCAGCTGGCAGGAGGCGTCGTGAGCCGGCTGGTGGTGGTGTCCAACCGCGTCGCGGTGCCCGGCGAGGCCCGCGCGGGCGGACTCGCGGTCGGCCTGGAGGCCGCGCTGGGCACGCGTGGCGGCCTGTGGTTCGGCTGGAGCGGCAAGGTGGTGCGCGAGGACAGCGGCCGCCTGCACGAGCAGGCCGAGGGCGAGGTGCGCTACGTCACCATGGACCTGGACCGGCCCGACCACGATGCCTACTACAACGGCTTCGCCAACCGCACGCTCTGGCCGCTGCTGCACTCGCGCCTGGACCTGGTCGACTACGCGCGCGAAACCCGCGCCGGCTACCGGCGGGTCAACGCCCTGTTCGCCGACCGGCTGGCGCCGCTGCTGCGCGACAGCGACGAGGTCTGGATCCACGACTACCACCTGATCCCGCTGGCGGCGCTGCTGCGCGAGCGTGGCATCGGCTGCAGGATCGGCTTCTTCCTGCACGTGCCGATGCCGTCGGCTGACCTGCTGGGGGCGCTGCCCGAGCACGGGCGCCTGTTCGGCACGCTCTACGCCTACGACCTGGTCGGATTCCAGACCACCCGCGACGCCGACCGCTTCCGCACCTACGCGCGCATCTACGGCGGCGCGACGGTCACCCCCGACGGCACGGTGAAACTGCCCGGCGGCGGCACCGTCGCGGTGGGCGCGTTCCCGATCGGGATCGATGCCGCGCGCATCGCCGAGCAGTCGGCGGCGGCCGTCGGCAAGCCCGCGGTGCGCGCGCTGCGCGAGAGCCTGAGCGGGCGCCAGCTGGCGATCGGGGTGGACCGGCTCGACTATTCGAAGGGGCTTCCAGAGCGCTTCCGCGCCTTCGGCCGCTACATCGAGCGCCATCCGGCCGAACGCGGGCGCCTGACCTTCCTGCAGATCGCGCCGGTCTCGCGTGGCGACGTGGCCGAGTACCAGCACCTGCGCGACCAGCTCGAGGGCCTGGCCGGGCACATCAACGGCACCCACGCCGAGCCGGACTGGACGCCGCTGCGCTACGTCAACCGCAACTTCGCGCATGCCACGCTCACCGGCTTCTACCGGATGGCGTCGCTGGCCCTGGTCACGCCGCTGCGCGACGGCATGAACCTGGTGGCCAAGGAGTACGTGGCCGCGCAGGATCCGGAAAACCCGGGCGCGCTGGTGCTGTCGATGCTGGCCGGTGCGGCGGCGGAGCTGGACGCGGCGCTGCTGGTCAATCCCTACGACCTCGACGGCGTCGCCGACGCGATCGCGCGCGCCTCGACCATGCCCCTGTCCGAGCGGCGCGAACGCTGGGAGTCGATGATGCGGCCGATCACCGGCTACGACATCCACGTCTGGTGCCGGCGCTTCCTCGAGCGGCTGGCCGAAGTGGCCGGCTGAGCGGTTCCACGGCCGCGACGGGCCCCGGGGCGGCTCGTTATACTCGCCACTTCCGGATGGGCGTGGGATCGGCACGATCCCAGCCTGTTCAATGACTTGAGCGTCATTTCTCCTCCTTTTCCAGAATAATGACGCCGCGCCGCAGGCGCGGCCCGGGGCCCACAACGCCGCATGCGCCTGTCCACGATCAAGCTGTCCGGTTTCAAATCCTTCGTCGATCCCACCACGCTGCACCTGCCGACCAACATGACCGGCGTGGTCGGCCCGAACGGCTGCGGCAAGTCGAACATCATCGACGCGGTGCGCTGGGTGATGGGCGAGAGCTCGGCCAGCCGCCTGCGCGGCGATTCGCTCACCGACGTGATCTTCGCCGGCTCGACCGCGCGCAAGCCGGTGTCGCAGGCCACGGTGGAACTGGTCTTCGACAACTCCGACCACACCATCGCCGGCGAATACGCGGCGTTCAACGAGATCTCGGTCAAGCGCACCGTCGGCCGCGACGGCCAGAGCGGCTACTACCTCAATGGCGCGAAATGCCGGCGCCGCGACATCACCGACCTGTTCCTCGGCACCGGCCTGGGGCCGCGCAGCTATTCGATCATCGAGCAGGGCATGATCAGCCAGGTGATCGACGCCAAGCCCGAGGAGCTGCGCGTCTATCTGGAGGAGGCCGCGGGCATCTCCCGCTACAAGGAGCGGCGCAAGGAAACCGAGACCCGCATCCGCCATACCCGCGAGAACCTCGACCGCCTGGGCGACCTGCGCGAGGAGGTCGGCAAGCAGCTGCAGCACCTCGCGCGCCAGGCGAAGCAGGCCGAGCAGTACACCGCGATCCAGGCCGAGCGCAGGATCCGCGACGCCGAGTGGAAGGCGCTGGAGTACCGCGCGCTCGACGCGCAGCTGCAGACGCTGCGCGAGGGCCTGTCGCAGGAGGAGACCCGGCTGCAGCAACTGATCGCCGAGCAGCGCGAAGCCGAACGCGAACTGGAAACCGGCCGCGTGCGCCGCGACGAGGCCGGCGCCGCGCTCAACAAGGCCCAGGCCGAAAGCTACGAGGTCGGCGGCACGCTGGCGCGCGTCGAGCAGCAGATCGCGCACCAGCGCGAGATGGCCGAGCGCCTGCACAAGGCGCGCGAGGAAACGCGCCACGCGCTGGAGGAGATCGGCTCGCACATCAGCGGCGACCAGGCGCGGCTGGAAACGCTGCAGGCCGCGATCGACGAGGCCGAGCCGCAGCTGGCGGCGCTGCGCGAGGACGACGGGGTGCGCCAGGAGGCGCTGCGCAACGCCGAGGAAGCGCTGGCCGACTGGCAGCAGCGCTGGGAGGCGCACCAGCGCGAGCAGAACGAGGCCTCGCGCGCCGGCGATGTCGAGCGCACGCGGGTGGACTATCTCGACCGGCAGTCGCTCGACGCCGACCGCCGCCGCCAGCAGCTCGAGGCGGAGCGCGGCGCGCTCGACCTGGGCGCGCTGGCCGAGGCGTTCGAGACCGTCGCCTTGCGCCACGAGGAGCAGAAGGCCGCGCTCGACGGCCTGAACGCGGAACTCGAACAGCGCAAGCAGGCCGCGCTCGAACTGCAGGACCAGCAGCGCAACGCCCAGAACGAGCTTTCCGACGTGCGCAAGCAGGCGCAGGAGGCGCGCGGCCGGCTGTCGTCGCTGGAGACGCTGCAGCACGCCGCGCTCGGCCAGGAGCAGGGCGCCGCGGTGGAATGGCTGCGGCGGCAGGGCCTGGACTCGGCCGCGCGCGTGGGCGAGCAACTGGTGGTCGAGCCGGGCTGGGAGAACGCGGTCGAGGGCGCGCTGGGCCAGCTGATCGAGGGCGTGCTGGTCGAGGCGCCGGAAGCGCTGGTCGATGCCCTGGGCGACCTCGGCGAGGGCCGGCTGGCGCTGGTCTCAACGCAGGCCGGGGACGAGGCATTCGCGTCGACCTCGCTGGCAGCGAAGGTGCAGGGTCCGCTTGCGATCCGCCGCCTGCTGTCGCGGCTGCACGTCGCCGAATCGCTGTCGGAGGCGCGCGCGCTGCAGGCGCGGCTGGACGCGGGCGAGTCGGTCATCACCCGCAACGGCGAGCGCCTCGGCGCGGGCTGGGTGCGCGTACTGCGTTCGGGCGCGGCCAAGCAGGGCGCGCTGTTGCGCGAGCGCGAGATCAAGCAGTTGCGCGGCACGATCGAGGGGCTGCAGCAGCGCGAACACGAACTCGAACGCGGCATCGCCGCCTGGCGCGACCGCCTGCTGGCGGCCGAGCAGCAGCGCGAGGACGCGCAGCGCGCGCTGTACACGGCCCATCGGGGCGTCTCCGAACTGGCCGGCCAGTTGCAGAGCCAGCAGGGCAGGGTGGACAACGCACGCGCCCGCATCGAGAAGATCGAGACCGAACTCGCGCAACTCGTCGAGACCATCGACGACAGCGCCCGCCAGGCGCGCGAGGCGCGCTCGAGGCTGGAAGACGCGATCGGTCGCATGGCCGAGCTGGAGTCCGTGCGCAACGCGCTGGAATCCGAGCGCCGGTCGCTGGCCGAGGCGCGCGACGCCGCCCGCGCCGCCGCGCGCGAATCGCGTGACACCGCGCACGCGCTGGCGCTGACGCTCGAATCGCAGCGCGCCCAGGTCGTGGCCCTGGCGCAGGCGCTGCAGCGCATGGGCGGCCAGCGTGGCCAGCTCGATGCGCGGTTGGGCGAACTCGCCGCGCAGCTCTCGGACGGGGACGCGCCGGTCGTGGCCCTGGAAGAGCAGCGGCAGGCCGCGCTGGAGCAGCGCGTGCTCGCGGAAA
It includes:
- the zwf gene encoding glucose-6-phosphate dehydrogenase; protein product: MHDSLLLFGATGDLAQRYLFPSLLHLLRDRLLPDGFRVVAIGRTEHDDDGFRAWLRERIADGDARNGALDDLLGRIHYHPLNLNDIDGMAATLSRYADRPAVSYLSTPPNLFESACLGLKAAGLLEPPSRLVLEKPIGHDLPSAREIDATLKSALDESRIFRIDHYLGKAPVQNLLALRFGNTLLEAVWDNRCIESVDILVAETAGVDGREGYYADYGALRDMVQNHMLQLLALVAMEPPAALDADSIRDEKRKVLRALRPMTAADAAADSIRGRYGAGVVEGSAVKGFTADSAVETFVGLRAWIDNWRWAGVPFRLATGKRLPSRTTEVLVNFKPVTHWVFDRPDSKHATPNRLRMRLQPEETIELGLMGSLAAPEWGATELMPMSLDMAMLPPKRRIAYERLMIDALKGDQTLFVRDDEVEAQWRWIDSISAAWAQAGTAVQEYPAGSWGPAAATAFLPRTVHGPAGRRG
- a CDS encoding GH1 family beta-glucosidase, which encodes MSPSADKDFSFPKGFLWGAATAAHQIEGSPLADGAGPSIWTRFAHTPGMTLNGDTGDVACDHYRRWKDDVRLMRELGLQAYRFSVSWSRILPEGTGRVNQAGLDFYSRLVDELLANDIEPLLTLYHWDLPAALDDRGGWLNRDCADWFAEYGRVLYRALDGRVKKWVTLNEPWVVTDGGYLHGALAPGHRSRFEAPIASHNLMRAHGAAVQAYRAEGAHEIGLVVNIEPKYPASDSEADAAATRRAHAYMNEQYLHPALLGRYPPELKEIFGDAWPDFPEEDFRLIVQPLDFVGINYYTRSVTAADASYPLKAGAVRQPLGTYTETGWEVFPQGLTDLLLWFKRTYGDLPVYITENGAAFFDPAVAEDGRVRDPLRIDYLRKHLSAIHDAIAAGVDIRGYMAWSLLDNLEWSLGYSKRFGIIHVNYGTQERTPKDSARWYSGIIESHGRGLSDPLPY
- a CDS encoding ABC transporter ATP-binding protein; its protein translation is MARVRLDNLRKVYDNGHVGVAGASFEVGDGERLVLVGPSGCGKTTLLRMLAGLETITSGTLRIGDRVVNDVAPKDRDIAMVFQSYALYPHMTVAENLGFALKLRGLSKGEVASRVGEAARMLELDGVLARRPAQLSGGQRQRVALGRALVRQPQVFLLDEPLSNLDAKLRAGMRVEIARLHQRLGTTMVYVTHDQVEAMTLGQRIVVMRDGQIQQIDTPMALYERPANLFVATFLGSPAMNVLRGRALHGQGWSLALADGTHLPLPADAALDAGWNGRELCVGVRPEHLLPAGGAGSGAFEAAVDVVEPVGSEVYVNLRLGEHALVARLPPGDMPVPGGALWLRLAPGRVHVFDPGSGLALTCA
- the otsB gene encoding trehalose-phosphatase; this translates as MTYDGAPTLPPPPPLSDRWALFLDVDGTLVAFADHPEQVRVPPRLVDRLALLSESLGGALALVSGRRIETLDRLFAPRRFAAAGLHGLQRRAADEPVPAPENPPMALQAVKMQAKTLLTRYPQALLEDKGEAMALHWRAMPEAAADLQAFAMQALTRLPGYHLQPGDHVVELRPQHADKGAAIEAFLSEPPFRGRTPAFVGDDLTDEHGFGIVNAHGGISVLVGDREVTRAGHRLADIGAVFEWLGVAR
- a CDS encoding glycoside hydrolase family 15 protein, coding for MAGGGPVSGGGDVRPSLDLGVIGNGSFGALIDRQARVVWSCLPAFDGDPAFCALLSPRDHEGGDLAVELEDYERSEQHYVTNTAILRTVLHDRHGGAVEVLDLAPRWKQNSRIYRPVSIIRRITPLAGTPRIRVRARPLADWGARLPESTWGSNHVRWMLPGYTLRLTTDVPIRFVREGTPFVLGEPVHLVFGPDESLLRSLSGYVEEALGRTEHYWREWVRYLSIPLDWQEAVIRSAITLKLCQYEDSGAIIAAMTTSIPEAPDTPRNWDYRYCWLRDAAFVVRALNRLGATRSMEEFLRYIFNIATHDGSLQPLYGIGFEEKLEEHEVESLAGYRGMGPVRRGNLAWVQKQHDVYGSVVLASTQLFFDQRLAHPGDAAAFARLEPLGEHAFALHDQPDAGLWEFRGRAEVHTYTAAMCWAACDRLAKIAGVLTLEERATYWRSRADTIHATVIERAWRPEADHFSASFDSDYLDASLLLLADIGFLAPDDPRYIATVDAIGRDLRRGDALFRYIAPDDFGEPETSFTICTFWYIDALAATGRSDEARAMFERLLARRNHLGLLSEDLSFEDGEAWGNFPQTYSHVGLIIAATRLSRSWQEAS
- the otsA gene encoding alpha,alpha-trehalose-phosphate synthase (UDP-forming) translates to MSRLVVVSNRVAVPGEARAGGLAVGLEAALGTRGGLWFGWSGKVVREDSGRLHEQAEGEVRYVTMDLDRPDHDAYYNGFANRTLWPLLHSRLDLVDYARETRAGYRRVNALFADRLAPLLRDSDEVWIHDYHLIPLAALLRERGIGCRIGFFLHVPMPSADLLGALPEHGRLFGTLYAYDLVGFQTTRDADRFRTYARIYGGATVTPDGTVKLPGGGTVAVGAFPIGIDAARIAEQSAAAVGKPAVRALRESLSGRQLAIGVDRLDYSKGLPERFRAFGRYIERHPAERGRLTFLQIAPVSRGDVAEYQHLRDQLEGLAGHINGTHAEPDWTPLRYVNRNFAHATLTGFYRMASLALVTPLRDGMNLVAKEYVAAQDPENPGALVLSMLAGAAAELDAALLVNPYDLDGVADAIARASTMPLSERRERWESMMRPITGYDIHVWCRRFLERLAEVAG
- the smc gene encoding chromosome segregation protein SMC; the encoded protein is MRLSTIKLSGFKSFVDPTTLHLPTNMTGVVGPNGCGKSNIIDAVRWVMGESSASRLRGDSLTDVIFAGSTARKPVSQATVELVFDNSDHTIAGEYAAFNEISVKRTVGRDGQSGYYLNGAKCRRRDITDLFLGTGLGPRSYSIIEQGMISQVIDAKPEELRVYLEEAAGISRYKERRKETETRIRHTRENLDRLGDLREEVGKQLQHLARQAKQAEQYTAIQAERRIRDAEWKALEYRALDAQLQTLREGLSQEETRLQQLIAEQREAERELETGRVRRDEAGAALNKAQAESYEVGGTLARVEQQIAHQREMAERLHKAREETRHALEEIGSHISGDQARLETLQAAIDEAEPQLAALREDDGVRQEALRNAEEALADWQQRWEAHQREQNEASRAGDVERTRVDYLDRQSLDADRRRQQLEAERGALDLGALAEAFETVALRHEEQKAALDGLNAELEQRKQAALELQDQQRNAQNELSDVRKQAQEARGRLSSLETLQHAALGQEQGAAVEWLRRQGLDSAARVGEQLVVEPGWENAVEGALGQLIEGVLVEAPEALVDALGDLGEGRLALVSTQAGDEAFASTSLAAKVQGPLAIRRLLSRLHVAESLSEARALQARLDAGESVITRNGERLGAGWVRVLRSGAAKQGALLREREIKQLRGTIEGLQQREHELERGIAAWRDRLLAAEQQREDAQRALYTAHRGVSELAGQLQSQQGRVDNARARIEKIETELAQLVETIDDSARQAREARSRLEDAIGRMAELESVRNALESERRSLAEARDAARAAARESRDTAHALALTLESQRAQVVALAQALQRMGGQRGQLDARLGELAAQLSDGDAPVVALEEQRQAALEQRVLAEKALAAARSALEGIDDDLRAFERTRHEREEQALAQREAIAQRRLDQQALAIQAGQLTAAVAEGGFVLDEVIASLPEEAEAAAWEKMVGDFDAKLRRLEPVNLAAIAEHAEAAQRKEYLDAQDTDLTTALETLEDAIRKIDRETRGRFKDTFDRVNSGVQELYPRLFGGGHAYLELTGEDLLDTGVAIMARPPGKRVSNISLLSGGEKAMTAVALVFAIFRLNPAPFCLLDEVDAPLDEANVGRFTAMVGEMSEHVQFLFVTHNKATMEAAQQLSGVTMREPGVSRLVSVDLAEAARLAGAA